The genome window GATCCCAGAGTGGATCGCCGACTATTTCAGTGTAAGTGCGGGCGTGATACACCAGTAAATCGGTTTTTCCGTCGGCGGATACTGTAAAGCTGTTATGACCCGGGCCATACACTTTATGTTCAAAGCAGCTTTGCAGTACTGGCTCTTTCAGTTTATGCCAGCTTTGTGGGTCCATCAGGTTGGCATTTTCATCGGCCCACAATAAGCCCATGGCATAGTTCTCATCTGTGGCACTGGCGGAGTAGCTGATAAAAACTTTGCCGTGACGGATCAACACGCTGGGGCCTTCATTCACCCAAAAACCACGAATTTCCCAATCAAATTCAGGTTTGCTCAAAAGCACAGGCTGGCTGCTGATTTTGTCCGGTGTATCCATAGTGGCAATATATAAATTGCTGTTGCCTTCAATCTGATTGTCTTTTTGCGCCCACAAATAATACAGCTGGCCTTGGTGTTCAAAAGTGGTGGCGTCCAGACAAAAAGTATCGATGCCGGTATCAATCTGGCCTAAAAACTGCCACTGCCCCGAGGTTGGATCTGCGTCTTTGCAGCAAATCACATACATACGATGCTGAAACAGTTTGTTTTTAATCTCGCGACTAGGAGCAGCAGCAAAATAGATATACCAGGCACCCTGGCGGAAATGAATTTCTGGCGCCCAAATAAGCTCTGAATAAGGCCCTGTGTCGGGTTTTAACCAGGCCGTGATGGGTGTTGCCTGCGGCAGTTCTTCAATAGTACGGGCGCGGCGCAACTCGACTCTGTCATAGGCTGGAACTGATGCCGTAAAATAATAATAACCATCACTATGACGATAAATGCAGGGGTCGGCCCGCTTTTCAATTACAGGCGTTAACAATCGCATAAAAACTCCAGTGCGCTGTGAATAAAGAACTATGTCTAAAAAACTTACTTAGCATTCACCAATTGAGTCGCAGGTGATGACTGATCAGGCTTTGGGGGCTCAATTTGACCTGCCACCATGTCCTGATAAAAGTTGTCGGTAATTTTGTATTTGTACATCAGAAGGCCCATCAGCAAATGGAAGAAGCCAGGGATCACCGATAACATCAGTGCTATACCCAATAAGCTGAATTCGCTTTGTACCTGATCAGGTTGATAATCAAAAAAGGTTAATAAGCTACCCACCACAAAACCCGCTATACCCATGCCTGCTTTCTGGCAAAACGAAATACCACCAAAAGCTAAACCTGATACACGCTGACCCGTTTTGTGTTCGCCATAATCCACGGCTTCGGCAATAGCCGACCAGAACACAGGCGCATGTAAATCCACGACAAAAGATAATAAGAAATACAACACAAAAGCCAGCCAGAGATCACCAGGTTTCACCAGCACAAACAGCAGCACACTTAACACAGCCACCACAATCTGGCTTGTACGGAACAGTTTTACTTTGCAATGATGTTTGGTGATCCAGGTCGACGCCACCATGGCCAGAATAGCGGCCACCACACCGGTAGATAAAAAGGCGGATAGCAAAGCGGCATCACCACCCAAATAATACTTGGCGTAATAGGCAGCCACTGAGCCGCGAATCACATAACCAATAGTGCCTGTGACACAGACAGCACACAAAATCAGCCACTGATCATTTTTTAGTAAAAGTTTTAGCTGACTGAAAAAAGGTTTAGTTTCTACCTGATGCTGCAAACGCTCAGTGGTATTAAAAAAGCAGAATAAAAACAATAAGCTGGCCATAGCGCCCATC of Rheinheimera sp. MM224 contains these proteins:
- a CDS encoding glycoside hydrolase family 43 protein, which translates into the protein MRLLTPVIEKRADPCIYRHSDGYYYFTASVPAYDRVELRRARTIEELPQATPITAWLKPDTGPYSELIWAPEIHFRQGAWYIYFAAAPSREIKNKLFQHRMYVICCKDADPTSGQWQFLGQIDTGIDTFCLDATTFEHQGQLYYLWAQKDNQIEGNSNLYIATMDTPDKISSQPVLLSKPEFDWEIRGFWVNEGPSVLIRHGKVFISYSASATDENYAMGLLWADENANLMDPQSWHKLKEPVLQSCFEHKVYGPGHNSFTVSADGKTDLLVYHARTYTEIVGDPLWDPNRHTYVKALRWDEQGMPVFGRPSLQE
- a CDS encoding MFS transporter, giving the protein MAGYKLSVMEKIGFGAGDMAVNVVISSMMLIITFFYTDIFGLKAADVAILFLVVRLIDAVTDPLMGMITDKFTTRWGRYRHYFLFMAIPFGISVFLTFSTPDLDYNGKLVWAYATYIFVTLMFTAVTIPYISIIGVLTDCPKERLSANGYRLFFAKIAAFLVTIIVPVLAAQWGEGQLAAGYQAAMGLMGAMASLLFLFCFFNTTERLQHQVETKPFFSQLKLLLKNDQWLILCAVCVTGTIGYVIRGSVAAYYAKYYLGGDAALLSAFLSTGVVAAILAMVASTWITKHHCKVKLFRTSQIVVAVLSVLLFVLVKPGDLWLAFVLYFLLSFVVDLHAPVFWSAIAEAVDYGEHKTGQRVSGLAFGGISFCQKAGMGIAGFVVGSLLTFFDYQPDQVQSEFSLLGIALMLSVIPGFFHLLMGLLMYKYKITDNFYQDMVAGQIEPPKPDQSSPATQLVNAK